In one window of Pseudodesulfovibrio sediminis DNA:
- a CDS encoding toll/interleukin-1 receptor domain-containing protein produces MNKNHTVSVFLSHSSEDKSLVRKIGNDLMRYGAKVWIDEAEIKIGDSLIDKISEGIHEADYLAVSLSRASVKSEWVKRELNIALNREISGHRIKVVPLLLKQCDLPLFLIDKKYINLSGTYNYIDGIQALAKDLNLLGKEDDDSFMRQLVFTT; encoded by the coding sequence ATGAATAAGAACCACACAGTGTCCGTTTTTTTGAGTCATTCCTCAGAGGACAAATCGCTCGTCCGTAAAATTGGTAACGATTTGATGAGGTACGGTGCGAAAGTATGGATAGATGAGGCAGAAATAAAAATCGGTGACTCTTTGATTGATAAGATTTCTGAGGGAATACATGAAGCAGACTACTTAGCTGTCTCTCTTTCTCGTGCATCTGTTAAATCTGAATGGGTAAAGAGAGAACTCAATATTGCACTGAATCGAGAAATATCTGGTCATAGGATAAAAGTAGTCCCTTTGCTGTTGAAACAATGTGATTTACCGCTCTTTTTGATAGATAAAAAGTATATTAACCTTTCTGGGACATATAATTATATCGACGGGATACAGGCTCTCGCAAAAGATTTAAACCTACTAGGTAAAGAAGATGATGATTCATTCATGCGACAACTCGTTTTTACGACTTAG
- a CDS encoding sensor domain-containing diguanylate cyclase: MAKQIMKRGRRPELMWGLGLDEKLKEQIEEGVGPGFHIKNFPAGSLPLAREIQQNEKPSAAWIPLSVWSNFPENHKAEYRNQDSTQRILIQDKQDSALSMDQVLAEGFLTVVRTPLTKPKIQDVMFRAKEVTSMYSDIYRMTEEIMLERELLARKTDQLMFLNKILASATESLEPATILANAKETLNLVLPIKMLHAAFWKHHESDVADVEIFLNGSMSPEIESAWVENIMASAGAMGSGPVNGFQILHTDSVRRPEYSLSPKDGKLVTMPLTAGNETFGCLALLCESGYRLGKDQVETFRSAVNHLGLALRNAMTFKEVKLRADRDGLTRIYNRHSFDERLVYEIKRRRRYNHDLSLLMVDLDHFKSVNDTYGHIAGDMVLQKVGEILTKTFRTTDLAARYGGEEFVVLLPHTSEEAAWKLAERVRKNIADCKFHFDNQDFSVTASIGVASVEGGALSADDDLIFKADKALYQAKNNGRNMVVVSGQKSAVQKAMQ, from the coding sequence ATGGCGAAACAGATTATGAAGCGGGGACGACGCCCCGAACTCATGTGGGGACTCGGCCTCGACGAGAAGCTCAAGGAGCAGATCGAAGAGGGCGTGGGGCCCGGTTTTCACATCAAGAATTTCCCTGCGGGCTCCCTGCCTCTGGCCAGGGAAATACAGCAGAACGAGAAGCCTTCCGCGGCCTGGATTCCCTTGTCCGTGTGGAGTAACTTTCCTGAAAACCACAAGGCCGAATACCGCAACCAGGATTCCACCCAACGCATTCTGATTCAGGACAAGCAGGATTCCGCCCTGTCCATGGATCAGGTGTTGGCAGAAGGATTCCTCACCGTGGTCCGCACGCCGCTGACCAAGCCCAAGATTCAGGATGTGATGTTCCGGGCCAAGGAAGTCACCAGCATGTACTCCGACATCTATCGGATGACGGAAGAGATCATGCTTGAACGCGAGCTGTTGGCACGCAAGACCGATCAGCTTATGTTCCTGAACAAGATCCTGGCCTCAGCCACAGAGTCTCTTGAGCCTGCCACTATCCTGGCCAATGCCAAGGAAACCCTCAATCTCGTCCTGCCCATCAAGATGCTGCATGCCGCGTTCTGGAAACACCATGAATCCGACGTGGCAGATGTTGAAATATTTCTCAACGGATCAATGTCACCTGAAATCGAATCCGCCTGGGTGGAAAACATCATGGCCTCTGCCGGAGCCATGGGCAGCGGCCCGGTGAACGGATTCCAGATCCTGCACACCGATTCCGTGCGTCGTCCCGAGTATTCGCTCTCGCCCAAGGACGGCAAGCTCGTGACCATGCCGCTCACAGCCGGAAACGAGACCTTTGGTTGTCTCGCCCTGTTGTGCGAATCAGGGTATCGACTGGGCAAAGATCAGGTGGAAACATTCCGGTCCGCCGTGAACCACCTCGGCCTCGCCCTGCGCAACGCCATGACGTTCAAGGAGGTCAAGCTCCGCGCCGACCGCGACGGGCTGACCCGTATTTACAACCGCCACTCCTTTGATGAACGCCTTGTATACGAAATCAAGCGTCGCCGTCGCTACAATCATGACCTCTCCCTGCTCATGGTGGACCTCGACCACTTCAAGTCCGTGAACGACACATACGGCCACATAGCCGGTGACATGGTGCTTCAGAAGGTCGGCGAAATTCTGACAAAGACATTCCGTACCACCGACCTCGCAGCCCGATACGGCGGCGAAGAATTCGTGGTGCTGCTCCCTCACACCTCCGAGGAAGCGGCCTGGAAACTCGCCGAACGTGTTCGAAAAAACATCGCTGACTGCAAGTTCCACTTTGACAATCAGGATTTCTCGGTCACCGCCTCCATCGGCGTGGCCTCGGTCGAAGGCGGCGCACTCTCCGCGGACGATGATCTCATCTTCAAGGCGGACAAGGCGCTCTATCAGGCCAAGAACAACGGCCGGAACATGGTCGTTGTTTCGGGTCAGAAATCCGCCGTGCAGAAAGCCATGCAATAG
- a CDS encoding glycosyltransferase family 4 protein has product MKKTKRIWGTLDPFFEAGPIMGRKVANTTFLHALLAADPMDEYHFFLSGQREMRDLKRHITKHAPDLMQAGRVKFLFRRDVPQSLATEAYYCFHQSDCITSQPYIARLRNAYSERIFPVTGVIHSLSYTKYGNAFLRHLWPGTTPRDAIACTSSAGMESVAKYFNWLRQGFGLDATTHPSPALTRIPLAVNPEVFVPGEGAEGGPVRLLVFGRISHHSKMDVVPLIRALHRLIQDGMDPSSVELVLAGWASKESVVLETLTNLAANAGITLEVHVSPSEAEKVRLFQSADVFVSIADNPQETFGITMVEAGAFGLPVVASDYDGYRDIVVHGTTGLLIPTIGPARTPDVDVMAPVLFDNEYHLQLAQRTAVDVPGLARNLKLLIESPTLRRTMGEAARKRVEQTFSWTVVMGQYVALWDRLWAEPVKPHTLRDTPHPVAPPFGQLFGHYTSQTLNDALVLKAGRTGEAFYRGRDFPNLYAGLHSIIDLELIKKLVFLGRKPITLASLLSRIADMAPQMTTTQMETHVLWALKHDILERVE; this is encoded by the coding sequence ATGAAGAAAACAAAGCGCATCTGGGGGACGTTGGACCCGTTTTTTGAAGCCGGTCCAATCATGGGACGCAAAGTGGCCAACACCACATTCCTGCATGCGCTGCTTGCAGCCGACCCCATGGACGAATATCATTTTTTCCTTTCAGGTCAGCGGGAAATGCGTGATTTGAAACGGCATATCACCAAGCATGCACCCGATTTGATGCAGGCCGGGCGGGTCAAATTTCTGTTTCGTCGGGATGTGCCCCAGTCCTTGGCGACCGAAGCGTATTATTGTTTTCATCAGTCAGACTGCATCACCAGCCAGCCTTATATTGCCCGACTGCGCAATGCCTATAGCGAGCGGATATTCCCGGTCACCGGGGTCATCCACTCGCTGAGCTACACCAAGTACGGCAATGCTTTTCTGCGTCATCTGTGGCCGGGGACCACGCCCCGTGACGCCATTGCCTGTACCTCCAGCGCGGGCATGGAGAGTGTGGCAAAGTATTTCAACTGGCTGCGTCAGGGGTTCGGCCTGGACGCCACCACCCATCCTTCACCGGCGCTGACACGCATCCCTCTGGCCGTGAACCCGGAAGTGTTCGTGCCGGGGGAGGGCGCAGAGGGCGGGCCAGTCCGTTTGCTTGTGTTCGGCCGCATCTCTCATCATTCAAAGATGGACGTGGTGCCGCTCATCCGAGCCTTGCACCGGTTGATACAGGACGGCATGGACCCGTCGTCGGTAGAGCTTGTTCTGGCGGGTTGGGCATCGAAAGAGAGTGTGGTGCTGGAGACGTTGACCAACCTGGCCGCCAACGCGGGCATTACGTTGGAAGTGCATGTCTCTCCGAGCGAGGCCGAGAAGGTCCGGCTCTTCCAGTCCGCGGATGTGTTTGTATCCATCGCCGACAACCCGCAGGAGACGTTCGGCATCACCATGGTGGAAGCCGGGGCGTTCGGTTTGCCCGTGGTGGCATCGGACTATGATGGCTACCGCGATATAGTGGTCCACGGAACCACGGGGTTGCTGATCCCGACTATCGGCCCGGCCCGGACGCCGGACGTGGATGTAATGGCCCCTGTACTTTTCGACAACGAGTATCATCTCCAGCTGGCTCAGCGTACCGCTGTGGACGTGCCCGGACTGGCCAGGAACCTGAAGCTGCTCATCGAATCTCCGACCCTGCGACGGACCATGGGCGAGGCCGCCAGAAAGCGCGTTGAGCAGACCTTTTCGTGGACCGTGGTCATGGGGCAGTATGTGGCACTCTGGGACAGGCTGTGGGCTGAACCCGTGAAGCCTCACACGCTGCGAGACACCCCCCACCCCGTGGCGCCGCCGTTCGGGCAACTGTTCGGCCACTACACCAGCCAGACGCTCAACGACGCCCTTGTGCTCAAGGCCGGTCGCACCGGCGAAGCGTTCTATCGGGGCAGGGATTTCCCCAACCTCTATGCCGGGCTGCACTCGATCATTGACCTGGAACTCATCAAAAAGCTGGTATTCCTTGGTCGTAAGCCGATTACGCTGGCCTCTTTATTGTCCCGCATTGCCGACATGGCACCGCAGATGACCACCACTCAGATGGAAACCCATGTCCTGTGGGCATTGAAACATGACATCCTGGAACGTGTGGAGTGA
- a CDS encoding glycosyltransferase, with product MKIAVIHGSAHSLLADQGLLLERMVELGHEVHTLAPPADEEVLTGLKELGTESATYPLTRGKFSPLADLTSMSQIKQILYRIKPDVVLSISSKPMTFGSMAARMAWVDHQKRIYSLVTGLGFPFTEKAGWKRRIIYAYTKYMMGGGLGACTGIIFRNSEDEAFFRAFGVIRDTARTTIIENLIPEKDTPADQSRDASINDLLSYMELI from the coding sequence ATGAAAATTGCTGTCATTCACGGGAGCGCGCACTCCCTGCTCGCTGATCAAGGGCTGCTGCTTGAGCGCATGGTTGAACTGGGCCACGAGGTCCACACCCTGGCGCCGCCTGCGGACGAAGAGGTACTGACCGGATTGAAGGAACTCGGTACAGAGTCCGCCACCTACCCATTGACCCGTGGAAAGTTTTCTCCCCTGGCCGATCTGACCTCCATGTCCCAGATCAAACAGATTTTGTACCGCATCAAGCCCGATGTGGTCCTCTCCATTTCGAGCAAACCCATGACCTTCGGCTCCATGGCCGCACGCATGGCCTGGGTGGATCACCAGAAGCGAATATACTCTCTGGTCACCGGGTTGGGATTTCCCTTTACCGAAAAAGCCGGCTGGAAACGGCGCATTATCTACGCCTACACCAAATACATGATGGGCGGCGGCCTCGGCGCCTGCACCGGAATCATCTTTCGCAACAGTGAAGACGAAGCATTCTTCCGCGCATTCGGCGTTATTCGAGACACGGCCAGAACCACGATCATTGAAAATCTGATCCCTGAAAAGGACACCCCGGCCGATCAATCCCGAGACGCCTCCATCAACGATCTGCTGTCCTACATGGAGCTCATTTAG
- a CDS encoding universal stress protein codes for MKITRILLPVDGSRHSDTATEMAMELAGDANISVVLLHVRKTVPTGLGEPNAIELLEYLNKEAENIMAHYRAKLSATNAQVTELIVGGKVAEVICNVAEVEKCDIIVMGSRGKSDFEGLILGSATHKVLHTTDIPVLVVK; via the coding sequence ATGAAGATCACCCGCATTCTCCTTCCTGTGGATGGCTCACGCCACTCGGACACTGCCACGGAAATGGCCATGGAACTCGCAGGCGACGCCAACATATCCGTTGTGCTGCTCCATGTCCGCAAGACAGTACCCACCGGCCTCGGAGAACCCAACGCCATTGAACTGCTGGAATACCTGAACAAGGAAGCCGAGAACATAATGGCTCACTATCGCGCCAAGCTCTCGGCAACCAACGCCCAGGTCACAGAGCTGATTGTGGGCGGCAAGGTCGCCGAGGTCATCTGCAACGTGGCTGAAGTGGAAAAATGCGATATCATTGTCATGGGCTCCAGGGGCAAGTCCGATTTCGAAGGACTCATCCTTGGGTCGGCCACACACAAGGTTCTCCATACCACTGATATACCGGTTCTTGTTGTGAAGTAA
- a CDS encoding restriction endonuclease, whose protein sequence is MARRRSVLGLLMKAAMQGQGGNSTMWSIEVRHQPLNKYRKIKGRDRAVVEQKADAQLATWDEMWAKKEAAAKRKAEREAAMESKEEKKTLALDKTKDAEGAIAKVEGILAHTLLVDDAIDWNTLISNGSYAVAAPIKPELRKVPEPPKREEYKADIWFLDKIIPGAKKKKISMADNRFEGDYAAWEKLSQEAEKENNGKKTKFKKAYTKWEKDRQAFKDKQEANNNAVKAQQKKYSEGESAAISDYCEMVLANSEYPESFPQEWDLEYNAEQKMLIVDYSLPNLEAMPTTKAVKYIATRDDFTSTQISKAALNKLYDNALYQIALRTVHELYEADTVGGLEVVVFNGWVDAVDKATGQDVNSCIMSLQAGKDEFWEIDLGRVDPKACFKKLKGVGSSKLISLSPVAPIISIDKTDRRFVPAYDVADGIGEEDNLAAMDWQDFENLIREIFEKEFATTGGEVKVTQASKDGGVDAIAFDPDPIRGGKIVIQAKRYTNTVGVSAVRDLYGTTMNEGATKGILVTTADYGPDAYEFAKGKPLSLLSGANLLHLLEKQGHRAKIDIREAKKILAEQVRE, encoded by the coding sequence ATGGCTAGAAGACGGTCTGTTTTAGGGCTTTTGATGAAGGCGGCTATGCAAGGGCAAGGGGGCAATTCTACCATGTGGTCAATCGAAGTTAGGCACCAGCCGTTAAATAAATATCGTAAGATTAAAGGAAGAGATCGTGCCGTTGTTGAGCAGAAAGCAGATGCCCAATTAGCGACTTGGGATGAAATGTGGGCGAAAAAGGAGGCTGCTGCCAAGCGGAAAGCTGAAAGAGAGGCCGCCATGGAGAGCAAGGAAGAAAAGAAAACCCTTGCTCTTGATAAAACAAAGGACGCCGAGGGAGCAATTGCAAAGGTAGAAGGTATTTTGGCGCATACTTTGCTTGTTGATGATGCGATTGATTGGAATACTTTGATTTCTAATGGTTCTTATGCTGTGGCAGCACCCATAAAGCCAGAGTTGAGAAAGGTTCCTGAACCTCCAAAGAGAGAAGAATATAAAGCTGATATATGGTTTTTAGATAAGATTATACCGGGGGCCAAAAAAAAGAAAATCAGCATGGCTGATAATCGGTTTGAAGGTGACTACGCAGCGTGGGAGAAGCTAAGTCAGGAAGCAGAGAAAGAAAACAACGGCAAGAAAACAAAGTTTAAAAAAGCGTATACCAAGTGGGAAAAGGACCGTCAGGCGTTCAAGGATAAGCAGGAAGCAAACAATAACGCGGTGAAAGCCCAACAAAAGAAATATAGTGAAGGTGAGTCTGCTGCTATTTCTGATTACTGTGAAATGGTTTTGGCAAATTCTGAATACCCTGAATCCTTTCCGCAGGAATGGGATTTGGAATATAATGCCGAGCAAAAAATGCTCATTGTCGATTATTCGTTGCCAAACCTCGAAGCCATGCCGACAACCAAGGCCGTCAAATACATTGCAACCCGTGACGATTTTACCAGTACCCAAATTTCAAAAGCTGCATTGAATAAGCTGTATGACAATGCGCTTTATCAAATAGCTCTGCGTACTGTGCATGAGCTTTACGAGGCCGATACCGTGGGCGGTTTGGAGGTTGTTGTTTTCAATGGCTGGGTGGATGCCGTGGATAAGGCAACCGGACAGGATGTTAATTCCTGTATTATGTCATTGCAGGCTGGTAAAGATGAGTTTTGGGAGATTGATTTGGGCAGGGTCGACCCGAAAGCCTGTTTTAAAAAGCTCAAGGGCGTGGGTAGTAGTAAGCTTATCTCATTGTCTCCCGTTGCTCCCATTATTAGCATTGATAAGACTGACCGCCGTTTTGTGCCTGCTTATGATGTTGCCGATGGGATAGGCGAAGAAGATAACCTTGCGGCAATGGATTGGCAGGACTTTGAAAACCTTATCCGTGAAATATTTGAGAAAGAGTTTGCTACAACAGGCGGCGAAGTAAAGGTTACTCAGGCCAGTAAGGACGGCGGTGTTGATGCTATCGCCTTTGACCCTGACCCGATACGTGGGGGGAAGATCGTCATACAGGCCAAACGCTATACCAATACCGTGGGCGTTTCCGCTGTCCGTGATCTTTACGGCACCACCATGAATGAAGGCGCAACAAAAGGAATTCTTGTCACGACTGCCGACTATGGGCCGGATGCCTATGAGTTTGCAAAGGGCAAACCGCTATCGCTGTTGAGTGGGGCAAACCTGTTACACTTGCTGGAAAAACAAGGCCATAGAGCGAAGATTGACATACGAGAGGCTAAGAAGATTCTTGCGGAACAAGTGCGAGAATAG
- a CDS encoding glutamine synthetase family protein, producing the protein MNIPVFNCKNADDVMKAVKDYDVSFIQYWFLDILGTLKSFQITPNELEASFEEGMGFDGSSILGFCRIDESDMVAMPDPTTFQICSWRPSDKPVARMFCDVVSPDGTPFEADSRFVLKKVMGQAAEKGYTFYVGPELEFFLFADDQDTIVLDSGGYFDAPPLDLGNNIRRDIIFALDAMGIQVEYSHHEVAPSQHEIDLRYQEGMRMADTSMTYRVVVKETARKHGCYATFMPKPIFGENGSGMHVHQSLFKNGRNVFYDANDEYHLSAEGKSYIAGILKHAPEFVAVTNQWVNSYKRLVPGYEAPVYIAWARRNRSALVRVPMYKPGKENATRMELRCPDPAANPYLCFAVQLAAGLKGMEENYVLADPVEDDIFSMNERQLKRNKIKALPGSLYEATVNLDKSTFMKEVLGDHLHSALVENKLAEWDEYRTQVTEFELDKYLPVL; encoded by the coding sequence ATGAACATCCCGGTTTTCAATTGCAAAAACGCAGACGATGTAATGAAGGCGGTCAAGGATTATGATGTCAGTTTCATTCAATACTGGTTTCTGGACATTCTCGGCACGCTGAAGAGCTTTCAGATCACACCCAATGAGCTTGAGGCGTCCTTTGAAGAAGGCATGGGCTTTGACGGTTCCTCCATTCTCGGTTTCTGCCGCATCGATGAATCTGACATGGTGGCCATGCCTGACCCGACAACCTTCCAGATCTGCTCCTGGCGCCCCAGCGACAAACCAGTGGCCCGCATGTTCTGCGACGTGGTCAGCCCGGACGGAACCCCCTTTGAAGCCGACTCCCGCTTTGTCCTGAAGAAGGTCATGGGGCAGGCTGCTGAAAAGGGCTACACATTTTATGTCGGCCCGGAACTCGAATTCTTTCTGTTCGCTGACGATCAGGACACCATCGTTCTGGATTCCGGCGGATACTTCGACGCACCGCCGCTTGATCTGGGCAACAACATCCGCCGCGACATCATCTTCGCCCTGGACGCCATGGGGATTCAGGTGGAGTATTCTCATCACGAAGTGGCGCCTTCCCAGCACGAGATCGACCTGCGCTACCAGGAAGGCATGCGCATGGCCGACACCTCCATGACCTACCGCGTGGTGGTCAAGGAGACCGCCCGCAAACACGGCTGCTATGCCACCTTCATGCCCAAACCGATCTTCGGTGAAAACGGCTCCGGCATGCACGTTCACCAGTCCCTTTTCAAGAACGGCCGCAATGTGTTCTATGATGCCAACGACGAGTACCATCTGTCCGCCGAGGGCAAGTCCTACATCGCCGGTATCCTCAAACACGCGCCGGAATTCGTAGCCGTGACCAACCAGTGGGTCAACTCCTACAAGCGGCTGGTCCCCGGATACGAAGCCCCGGTCTATATCGCCTGGGCGCGCCGCAACCGCTCGGCCCTGGTTCGTGTGCCCATGTACAAGCCCGGCAAGGAAAACGCGACCCGCATGGAGCTCCGTTGTCCCGACCCGGCTGCCAACCCCTATCTCTGCTTTGCCGTGCAATTGGCCGCAGGACTCAAGGGCATGGAAGAAAACTATGTGCTGGCCGATCCGGTTGAAGACGACATCTTCTCCATGAACGAACGCCAGCTCAAGCGGAACAAGATCAAGGCATTGCCCGGCTCTCTGTACGAAGCCACCGTCAACCTGGACAAGTCCACCTTCATGAAGGAGGTCCTCGGCGACCACCTCCATTCAGCCCTTGTGGAAAACAAGCTGGCCGAATGGGACGAGTACAGAACGCAGGTCACCGAATTCGAACTGGATAAGTACCTGCCCGTACTGTAG
- a CDS encoding methyl-accepting chemotaxis protein — protein MSWKDCKLCLKFAIGFGSVLILLVGLGIWATVGIESIVGNAEEVIAGNKLRGNFTQKVVDHLKWAEKVNELLTNTDIHTLNVQTDPTKCAFGKWYYSDARKEAEKLVPAIIPLLAKIESYHNKLHTSAIDISDKYAPADVELGSFLRDKKLDHLNWMGKIKDALIDPNVYETGVQTDPHKCGLGKWLYSDEVSHRMQVDPEFAAAIKAIYEPHASLHDSATEIDTLLQKGDRDEARKWFRDVTADLAIETLAAIDGVLILNDNRQMGFDEAMSIYSQVTMPALNEVQSILNESMDVISENIMTDQQMLDAADETLTGMMIFSVISVFVGILLAWLIARGIIGPLRKGMDFAEIVSSGDLTATVDLNQNDEVGQLARSLTEMADKLKIVVSDVNSSTDSVSSGSEELSASAQSLSQSVVEQAASIEQISASVEEMSAGVRSNAESAKQTEVIATKAAKRAKQSGEAVTEAMDALRAIAERITIIQDIARQTNLLALNAAIEAARAGEHGKGFAVVAAEVRKLAERSGQAAEEISGLSESSLGVADRAGQMLVELVPDIGKTAELIQEIASSSIEQDKGVSGISSSVDQLDVVVQTNASASEEMASTAEELSAQAQNLAEAMTFFKVGQNGNSSTRVVSNRPSSKPLSSGTQSQALPSGIDMEMDDDGSFERF, from the coding sequence ATGAGCTGGAAAGATTGTAAACTTTGTTTGAAATTTGCCATAGGGTTTGGCTCAGTTCTTATCCTGCTCGTGGGGTTGGGGATTTGGGCTACAGTTGGTATTGAGAGTATTGTCGGTAATGCCGAGGAGGTTATTGCCGGAAACAAGCTGCGCGGGAACTTTACCCAAAAAGTTGTCGACCACCTGAAATGGGCGGAAAAGGTCAATGAGTTGTTGACCAATACGGATATTCATACCTTGAACGTCCAGACAGATCCCACCAAATGCGCTTTTGGTAAATGGTACTACAGTGACGCCAGAAAAGAGGCGGAAAAACTGGTGCCGGCGATCATACCCCTGCTTGCAAAGATCGAGTCCTATCATAACAAGTTGCATACATCTGCCATAGACATCAGTGATAAATATGCTCCTGCAGACGTGGAATTGGGCAGTTTTTTACGGGACAAAAAGCTTGATCACTTGAATTGGATGGGGAAGATCAAGGACGCGCTTATTGATCCCAACGTCTATGAGACCGGCGTACAGACCGATCCGCATAAGTGCGGGCTCGGCAAATGGCTCTATTCCGACGAAGTTTCCCACCGCATGCAGGTAGACCCTGAATTTGCCGCGGCCATCAAGGCCATCTATGAACCGCATGCATCCCTCCATGATTCCGCTACCGAGATTGATACGCTGCTGCAAAAAGGTGATCGTGATGAAGCACGCAAGTGGTTCCGTGATGTTACGGCTGATCTGGCCATAGAAACGTTGGCAGCCATTGATGGCGTGCTCATTCTCAATGACAACCGCCAAATGGGTTTTGACGAGGCCATGAGCATCTACTCACAGGTGACCATGCCCGCCCTCAATGAAGTGCAGTCCATTCTCAACGAGAGCATGGACGTCATCAGTGAGAACATCATGACCGATCAACAAATGCTTGATGCCGCGGACGAAACCTTGACCGGCATGATGATTTTCAGTGTCATATCCGTCTTTGTGGGAATCCTGCTCGCATGGCTCATTGCTCGCGGTATCATCGGTCCTCTCAGAAAGGGCATGGATTTCGCGGAAATTGTGTCTTCCGGTGACCTGACCGCTACGGTTGATCTGAACCAGAACGATGAGGTCGGGCAGCTTGCCCGCTCCCTTACGGAGATGGCGGACAAACTCAAAATTGTTGTCAGCGATGTCAACAGTTCCACGGACAGTGTTTCCTCGGGCAGTGAAGAGCTGTCCGCATCGGCCCAGTCCCTGTCTCAATCCGTTGTTGAGCAGGCCGCATCCATTGAGCAGATATCCGCCTCGGTGGAAGAAATGAGTGCCGGGGTTCGGTCCAATGCGGAAAGTGCGAAGCAAACCGAGGTCATCGCCACCAAGGCCGCCAAGCGGGCCAAGCAGAGTGGGGAGGCCGTGACCGAGGCAATGGACGCGTTACGGGCCATTGCCGAGCGCATCACCATTATTCAGGACATTGCCCGTCAGACCAATCTGCTGGCGTTGAATGCCGCCATCGAAGCGGCGCGTGCCGGTGAACATGGCAAGGGCTTTGCCGTGGTTGCTGCCGAAGTGCGCAAGCTGGCCGAACGGAGCGGACAGGCTGCCGAAGAAATCAGCGGGCTGTCAGAGTCTTCGTTGGGAGTGGCTGACAGAGCCGGACAGATGCTTGTGGAATTGGTCCCCGATATCGGTAAGACCGCGGAGCTCATTCAGGAGATAGCCTCCAGCAGTATTGAGCAGGACAAGGGTGTCTCCGGGATCAGCTCATCGGTCGATCAACTTGATGTCGTAGTGCAGACCAATGCGTCCGCTTCCGAGGAAATGGCGTCCACGGCCGAGGAGCTTTCCGCTCAGGCCCAGAATCTGGCCGAGGCCATGACCTTTTTCAAGGTCGGGCAGAATGGGAATAGCTCCACTCGGGTGGTCTCCAACAGGCCGTCCAGTAAGCCGTTGTCCTCAGGCACCCAAAGCCAGGCGCTGCCTTCAGGTATAGATATGGAAATGGATGATGACGGCAGCTTTGAACGATTCTGA
- a CDS encoding substrate-binding periplasmic protein, whose amino-acid sequence MAQSTLVVVSDQWMPYYGENGTRDEGYAVDVLRAIFEPKGWTVEYKELPWQRALDDMRNGHADITISKSKEETPDFIFSTQTLGKNAMCFYTNRPDWKFTGPDSLDTVKTGLVQGYGYRDWFLEKVRRKPHLFYSLHGNDAFPRLVSMLKEDRIQALPGNQAVVDYYIQTNQLLDQVFFAGCVDDPEQLYFAISPANPLRSKLLVTAIDKGLATMRVSGQLNYLLIKYNLKHWVPVKADSPSAPNHTQ is encoded by the coding sequence ATGGCGCAGAGCACTCTGGTTGTGGTCTCTGATCAATGGATGCCGTACTACGGCGAAAACGGCACCAGGGACGAAGGGTATGCCGTAGACGTCCTCCGGGCCATTTTCGAACCCAAAGGATGGACCGTTGAATACAAAGAGCTGCCCTGGCAGCGCGCTCTGGACGATATGCGCAACGGGCATGCAGACATCACCATAAGCAAGAGCAAGGAAGAAACACCGGACTTCATCTTTTCCACACAGACATTGGGCAAAAACGCCATGTGCTTCTATACCAACCGCCCGGACTGGAAGTTCACCGGCCCTGATTCACTGGATACGGTCAAAACCGGCCTGGTTCAGGGCTATGGCTATCGCGACTGGTTTCTGGAAAAAGTCAGACGCAAACCACACCTTTTTTACTCCCTGCATGGAAACGACGCCTTTCCCCGACTGGTGTCCATGCTCAAAGAAGATCGCATCCAGGCCCTGCCCGGCAATCAGGCCGTGGTGGATTATTACATTCAAACCAACCAACTGCTTGATCAGGTCTTCTTTGCCGGCTGCGTGGATGACCCCGAACAACTCTATTTCGCCATATCCCCGGCCAACCCGCTCCGCTCCAAACTCCTGGTCACGGCCATCGACAAGGGCCTTGCCACCATGCGCGTGTCCGGCCAGTTGAACTATCTGCTTATCAAATACAATCTCAAGCACTGGGTTCCGGTCAAGGCCGACTCGCCCTCTGCCCCGAACCACACGCAATAA